The following coding sequences lie in one Maribacter forsetii DSM 18668 genomic window:
- the hemA gene encoding glutamyl-tRNA reductase encodes MKDYHISKHDSFYTIGLNYKKADAEARGKFSLDEVAVNKLLIEAKNLGIDGLLATSTCNRTELHGFAKHPFQLIKLLCDHSNGTVEAFQEVAYVYKNKEAINHLFRVGTGLDSQILGDFEIISQLKQSFKRSKELGIANPFIERLCNSIIQASKRIKNETEISSGATSVAFASVQYIMRNVENVSEKNILLFGTGKIGRNTCENLIKHTKNPHITLINRTKGKAEQIAGKFNLKVKDYGDLQSEIRTSDILVVATGAQKPTITKELIYTNKPLLILDLSVPKNVDASVSEMDNVTVIHLDHLSQMTDETLERRKQFIPEAEAINEEVKHDFNQWLETRKFAPVIKALKQKLKTIKDEELDYQSKKTVDFNSHQADVVTNRIIQKITKQFANHLKDDTVDSNSSLEFIQKVFQLELDEK; translated from the coding sequence ATGAAAGACTATCACATTTCTAAACACGATTCTTTTTATACCATTGGTCTTAACTACAAAAAGGCCGATGCTGAAGCTCGTGGTAAATTTAGTTTAGACGAAGTAGCGGTAAACAAATTACTTATAGAGGCTAAAAACCTAGGCATTGATGGTTTGCTAGCTACCTCTACCTGTAACCGCACAGAGTTACACGGTTTTGCTAAACATCCTTTTCAACTTATAAAATTATTATGTGACCACTCTAACGGAACCGTTGAAGCGTTTCAAGAAGTGGCCTATGTATATAAAAACAAAGAAGCTATCAATCACTTGTTCCGTGTAGGCACAGGCTTGGATAGCCAGATACTGGGTGATTTTGAAATCATCAGTCAACTAAAACAAAGTTTCAAGCGTTCTAAAGAATTGGGTATTGCCAATCCGTTTATAGAACGTCTTTGCAATAGCATTATACAAGCTAGTAAGCGTATTAAGAACGAAACCGAAATTTCATCTGGCGCAACATCTGTAGCATTTGCTTCGGTACAGTACATTATGCGTAATGTAGAAAATGTTTCAGAAAAGAACATTCTCTTATTCGGGACAGGAAAAATTGGTCGTAATACATGCGAAAATTTAATTAAGCATACCAAGAATCCACATATCACTTTAATCAACAGAACAAAAGGCAAAGCCGAGCAAATTGCAGGTAAGTTCAATCTTAAGGTAAAGGATTACGGAGATCTGCAGTCAGAAATAAGAACTTCAGATATTTTGGTAGTTGCTACAGGTGCTCAAAAACCAACGATTACCAAAGAATTAATATACACCAATAAACCGTTATTGATTCTAGATTTATCGGTGCCAAAAAATGTTGATGCCAGCGTTTCGGAAATGGATAATGTTACTGTAATCCATTTAGATCATTTATCGCAAATGACAGATGAAACCCTAGAGCGTAGAAAGCAATTTATTCCAGAGGCGGAAGCAATAAACGAAGAGGTAAAACACGATTTCAACCAATGGTTAGAAACTAGAAAATTTGCCCCGGTAATTAAAGCTTTAAAACAGAAATTGAAGACAATTAAGGATGAAGAGCTAGACTACCAATCTAAAAAAACGGTCGATTTTAATTCGCATCAGGCAGATGTAGTAACCAATCGCATCATTCAGAAAATAACAAAACAATTTGCAAATCATCTTAAGGATGACACGGTAGATTCCAATTCAAGTTTAGAATTTATCCAAAAAGTATTTCAATTAGAATTGGACGAAAAATGA
- a CDS encoding helix-turn-helix transcriptional regulator, protein MDIKSNAQGSYEEVLIEDGFYVLKFQNEEDTVMQYHREINKRFIQFHFCLRGSGTYNFNQGNYSLDVKEENSLLLYNTQLDLPLNLNLNPKSSLVSVVMTLRKFHSLFTAEADYIPFLSSDNKEKKYYAQEPFSPSIAVILSQIVNYNLHPSIKSLYVKGKIYELIALYFNRSPNADIEQCPYLADEENVKKIKKAKEIILANMAEPPTLAELSSEVGLSLKRLKEGFKQIYGDSVYSFLFDHKMDYAKRLLETGQYNVNEIGLKVGYSTSSHFISAFKKKYNTTPKKYLLALAGS, encoded by the coding sequence ATGGACATAAAAAGTAACGCTCAAGGGTCATACGAAGAAGTTCTGATTGAAGACGGATTTTACGTGCTAAAGTTTCAGAACGAAGAAGATACGGTAATGCAATATCACCGTGAAATCAACAAAAGATTTATACAATTTCACTTCTGCTTAAGAGGTAGTGGTACTTATAATTTTAACCAAGGAAATTATAGTCTAGATGTCAAGGAAGAGAACTCATTATTGTTGTATAACACGCAGTTAGACCTTCCGTTGAATTTAAATTTAAACCCGAAATCATCATTGGTTTCTGTGGTAATGACCTTGCGAAAATTTCATTCTTTGTTTACCGCAGAGGCAGATTACATTCCGTTTTTAAGTTCAGATAACAAGGAGAAAAAGTATTATGCACAAGAGCCTTTTTCACCATCTATTGCTGTTATTTTGAGTCAGATCGTAAACTATAATCTGCATCCATCTATAAAATCGCTGTATGTAAAAGGTAAGATTTATGAATTGATAGCCTTGTACTTTAATAGAAGTCCTAATGCAGATATTGAACAATGCCCATATTTGGCAGATGAAGAGAATGTAAAAAAGATAAAGAAAGCCAAAGAAATTATTTTGGCGAATATGGCTGAGCCACCAACTTTAGCTGAACTTTCTAGTGAAGTGGGATTAAGTTTAAAGCGCTTAAAGGAAGGTTTCAAGCAAATTTATGGTGATTCTGTGTACAGTTTTTTATTTGATCATAAGATGGATTATGCGAAGCGACTTTTAGAAACCGGTCAGTATAATGTCAATGAAATCGGACTCAAAGTGGGGTATAGCACCTCTAGTCACTTTATTTCGGCATTCAAGAAAAAATACAATACCACACCTAAGAAATATTTGTTGGCTTTGGCAGGCAGCTAA
- a CDS encoding N-acetylmuramoyl-L-alanine amidase-like domain-containing protein translates to MKHTLLFLFLLGCITIHAQQITCSPKDSTAVESKLVEIDGMYRGEFGTTMVNIGKSFIQTPYVAKTLEIGDTETLVVNLQGLDCTTFVENVLAFSLLLRQQEMSFDAYLKNLEIIRYKDGALNGYASRLHYFSEWIANNSEKGLLKDITGEIGGAEITKDIDFMSTHRDLYPFLADDTNYSKVKASENYLNNQAICVLAQDKIAENEHLIQSGDIIALATSINGLDVTHTGIATREKDGRIHLLHASTGSMEVEVSKKPLAEYLKGIKSNTGIMVARPL, encoded by the coding sequence ATGAAACATACACTTCTATTTCTTTTTCTCCTTGGCTGCATTACAATTCATGCCCAACAAATTACCTGCTCGCCAAAAGATAGCACTGCTGTAGAAAGCAAACTAGTTGAAATAGACGGAATGTATCGGGGTGAGTTTGGCACAACTATGGTAAACATTGGTAAGTCGTTTATACAAACTCCGTATGTTGCCAAAACCTTAGAAATTGGCGATACAGAAACTTTAGTAGTAAATCTACAAGGGTTGGACTGTACCACGTTTGTTGAGAACGTGCTTGCTTTTTCCCTCCTGCTCCGTCAGCAAGAAATGTCCTTTGACGCTTATTTAAAAAATCTTGAAATTATACGATATAAAGATGGTGCTTTAAATGGCTACGCATCGCGCTTACATTACTTTTCTGAATGGATTGCAAATAATTCCGAGAAAGGACTTTTAAAAGATATCACAGGTGAAATTGGTGGTGCTGAAATCACCAAAGACATAGATTTTATGAGCACCCATAGAGACCTATATCCGTTTCTGGCGGATGATACTAATTACTCAAAAGTTAAGGCTTCAGAAAACTATCTGAACAATCAGGCTATTTGTGTACTGGCACAAGATAAAATTGCCGAGAACGAACATCTTATTCAATCTGGGGACATCATTGCACTTGCAACTTCTATTAATGGGTTAGACGTTACCCATACAGGAATTGCCACCAGAGAAAAAGATGGTAGAATTCATTTACTACATGCATCGACCGGATCAATGGAAGTTGAAGTTTCAAAAAAACCTTTGGCGGAGTATTTAAAAGGTATAAAAAGTAACACAGGTATTATGGTGGCAAGACCACTGTAA
- a CDS encoding mechanosensitive ion channel family protein, producing MNTFFDTVPKSALYFFIASTLGVLVAYWIISYFIKKYGKDPKYLLPHGAFKKISRPIFLIIFSIWLRSESIRTLLQLEEHDYWFKKASTILFIVSVTWLLLNLLKIIKTVIVSNYDVHVENNLKARKIYTQFNILERIFIFTIVILAVGAVLMSFESIRELGVSIFASAGVAGIIIGFSAQKMIGTVLAGIQIAIAQPIKIDDVVIVEGEWGRIEEITLTYVVVKIWDKRRLIVPTPYFIDKPFQNWTKSSSDILGTVFLYTDYNVSFDALREELTKILESTDLWDKEVNVLQVTESKQNSVEIRALMSAKDSPTAWDLRVHVREKLITFLQQNYPESIARNRVLLEKSADENNNS from the coding sequence ATGAATACTTTTTTTGATACCGTACCTAAAAGTGCACTTTACTTCTTTATAGCTTCTACCCTTGGTGTTTTGGTCGCCTATTGGATTATATCATATTTCATAAAAAAATACGGCAAAGACCCCAAGTACCTACTGCCGCACGGAGCATTTAAAAAAATTAGTAGACCTATCTTTTTAATTATTTTCTCCATTTGGCTGAGATCGGAGTCTATACGAACATTACTACAATTAGAAGAACATGACTACTGGTTTAAAAAAGCAAGTACCATTCTTTTCATTGTATCTGTCACCTGGCTATTACTCAATTTATTGAAAATAATAAAAACTGTAATTGTAAGCAATTACGATGTACATGTAGAAAATAATTTGAAAGCACGTAAAATCTACACGCAGTTCAATATTCTAGAACGCATCTTTATTTTCACTATAGTAATCTTGGCTGTTGGTGCCGTACTCATGAGTTTTGAAAGTATTAGAGAATTGGGGGTTAGCATTTTTGCATCTGCCGGTGTAGCAGGAATTATTATTGGTTTCTCCGCTCAGAAGATGATCGGAACCGTTTTAGCGGGTATTCAGATTGCCATTGCGCAACCTATAAAAATTGATGATGTCGTTATTGTTGAAGGAGAATGGGGTCGTATTGAAGAAATAACCCTGACCTATGTGGTGGTTAAAATTTGGGACAAACGAAGATTGATTGTTCCTACGCCTTACTTTATTGACAAGCCTTTTCAAAACTGGACAAAGTCTTCTTCCGATATTCTTGGCACCGTTTTCTTGTATACTGATTACAATGTTTCTTTTGATGCTTTACGCGAAGAATTGACCAAAATTTTAGAAAGTACCGACCTTTGGGATAAAGAAGTTAATGTACTTCAAGTAACGGAAAGCAAACAAAACAGTGTTGAAATTAGGGCGTTAATGAGTGCCAAAGACTCGCCAACTGCTTGGGATCTTCGTGTTCATGTTCGTGAAAAATTAATAACGTTCTTGCAACAAAATTATCCTGAGAGTATTGCTAGAAATAGGGTTTTGTTGGAAAAATCAGCCGATGAGAATAACAATTCATAA
- the hemH gene encoding ferrochelatase: MKGVLLVNLGSPDSPTPKDVKPYLDEFLMDERVIDAPKWLRTILVRGIILQTRPKKSAEAYAKIWWEEGSPLIVISERFSNKLKTQTEMPVALGMRYGTMTIKAAMQELKDKGVDDVLLVPLYPHYAMSSFETVVVKVLEEQEASFPGMKITTLPAFYKHPEFIKVLSESIKDGLEGFDYDHVLFSYHGIPERHIRKNDPTSFHCKIDGTCCNVNSVAHNTCYRHQVYDTTKMVKEYLGLQEEQVSTSFQSRLAGDPWLKPYTDYEFERLAKEGKKKLAVITPAFVSDCLETLEEIAMEGKEQFLEAGGEDYKHIPCMNDSDAWVKVMAKWVNDWQTTDALDVVPST, encoded by the coding sequence ATGAAAGGAGTATTATTGGTTAATTTAGGTTCACCCGATAGCCCTACACCAAAAGATGTTAAACCATATTTAGATGAATTCTTAATGGATGAGCGCGTAATAGATGCTCCAAAATGGTTAAGAACAATATTGGTAAGAGGAATAATTTTACAGACCAGACCAAAAAAATCTGCGGAGGCATATGCCAAAATATGGTGGGAAGAGGGTTCTCCTTTAATCGTAATATCAGAACGATTCTCTAATAAACTAAAAACGCAAACCGAAATGCCGGTTGCCTTAGGTATGCGCTATGGTACCATGACTATTAAAGCTGCCATGCAAGAGTTAAAGGATAAAGGTGTTGATGATGTGCTTTTAGTGCCTTTATACCCACATTACGCAATGTCTAGTTTTGAAACGGTAGTGGTTAAGGTTTTAGAAGAACAAGAAGCTTCTTTTCCTGGAATGAAAATAACGACATTGCCGGCTTTTTATAAACATCCAGAGTTTATAAAAGTACTTTCTGAAAGTATTAAGGACGGGCTAGAAGGCTTTGATTATGACCATGTTTTATTTTCTTACCACGGTATTCCAGAACGTCATATTCGTAAGAACGATCCAACCAGTTTCCATTGTAAAATTGATGGTACGTGCTGTAATGTGAATTCTGTGGCACATAATACTTGCTATAGACATCAAGTGTATGACACGACTAAAATGGTGAAGGAGTATTTAGGACTGCAAGAGGAACAGGTGAGCACTTCATTTCAATCGCGTTTGGCGGGTGATCCATGGCTAAAACCTTATACCGATTATGAGTTTGAACGTTTAGCGAAAGAAGGCAAGAAAAAATTGGCTGTAATTACTCCTGCATTTGTTAGTGATTGTCTTGAAACTCTAGAGGAAATTGCAATGGAAGGCAAAGAACAATTTTTAGAAGCTGGCGGAGAAGATTACAAGCATATTCCTTGTATGAACGACAGTGACGCATGGGTCAAAGTAATGGCAAAATGGGTCAACGATTGGCAAACTACAGATGCATTAGATGTAGTGCCAAGTACATAA
- a CDS encoding DUF3050 domain-containing protein, translating into MKIEEIEIILQPLREELRNHALYKELKSVSDIQIFMENHVYAVWDFMSLLKALQINLTCTTLPWKPVKNTNTARFINEIVLEEETDVNELGVLKSHYEMYLDAMVEVGADTNKITEFLNEIGNLDSVLQTIGNSDLNEAVKSFLTFTFETIQTQEPHKIAAAFTFGREDLIPDMFLKIVEQAGEDAYPKLEYYLRRHIELDGDEHGPLSLKMIQELCGDSEAKWYEVLECSEKALKERINLWSHIEASIKETSNVSG; encoded by the coding sequence ATGAAAATCGAAGAAATAGAAATTATATTACAACCGTTAAGAGAGGAATTAAGAAATCATGCACTTTATAAGGAGCTGAAATCGGTATCTGATATACAGATATTCATGGAAAACCATGTGTATGCCGTATGGGATTTTATGTCGCTTTTAAAGGCATTGCAAATAAACCTTACGTGTACCACCTTACCGTGGAAACCGGTAAAGAATACAAATACCGCTCGGTTTATTAATGAAATCGTTTTGGAAGAAGAAACTGATGTCAATGAACTAGGCGTTTTAAAAAGTCATTACGAAATGTATTTGGATGCTATGGTTGAAGTAGGTGCGGATACTAATAAAATAACGGAGTTCTTGAATGAAATTGGGAATTTGGATAGTGTGTTGCAAACTATTGGGAATTCTGATTTGAACGAAGCCGTTAAGTCATTTCTAACATTCACTTTTGAAACGATACAAACACAAGAGCCTCATAAAATTGCTGCTGCATTTACTTTTGGTAGAGAAGATTTGATACCGGATATGTTCTTGAAAATTGTAGAACAGGCAGGGGAAGATGCTTACCCTAAATTGGAATACTATTTAAGAAGGCATATCGAATTGGATGGTGATGAACACGGTCCGCTTTCCTTAAAAATGATACAAGAACTATGTGGTGATAGTGAAGCTAAGTGGTATGAAGTATTGGAATGTTCAGAAAAAGCTTTGAAAGAACGTATTAATTTATGGAGCCATATAGAAGCGTCCATAAAAGAAACTTCGAATGTTTCTGGTTAA